The Candidatus Deferrimicrobiaceae bacterium genomic sequence CCGTACGGCTTGCCGATGGCCGGATTGATCGACGCCGGCCCCGTGCTGCCCTGGCAGCCGCCGATGACGTTGGAGCAGATGACGAAATAGCGGTCGGTGTCGACCGGCCGGCCGGGGCCGATGAGGTGGTCCCACCAGCCCGGCTTCGGGTCGTCGGCATGGTAGAGCCCCGCCGCGTGCGAATCGCCGGTCAGGGCGTGCTGGATCAGGATGGCGTTGCTCTTTTCTCGATTGAGGCGGCCGTAGGTCTCGTAGGCAAGCGTGATGGGGCCCAGCCGTCCCCCACCCTCGAGCGCCATCTCGTGGGGAGGTTCGCAGAACGTGAAGAACTGCCTTTTCACCAGCCCGACCGCGCCGGGCTTCTTCGACTGGGGCATCTTGATCCCGTTAACCTCGCGATATCAATCGTAACTTTTCATTCTAGCCGGGATTCGAACGGGGTGTCAAATCGGGAAGGCGACGGCGCCGCTCAGCCGGCGGGGAACGCGGCGACGATCTCGGCCAGATCGCGCAGGATCCTGGCGGTCGCCCCCCAGATGGTGTGAGGCCCGTAGTCGAGGAACCAGACCCGGCCGGGCTCGTCCATAAAATCGCCGGGCGCGGACCGATAGAGGTCGAACCGCCCGAAGTGCGACAGCGGGGCGTCGAACGCCTCGGCCATCTCGAACGGCGCGAGCCGGAAGCGCGTCTCGGGCGGGATGAGGGCGACGATGGGCTGGATGAAGAAGCCTGTAACGGTCGGGACCGGAAACATCGCTCCCAGCAGGTCGGCCTGCTCGGGGCGGATGCCCATCTCCTCGTGGGCCTCGCGCAGCGCCGCGGCGCACAGGTCGGGATCGGAGGGCTCGCGGCTCCCGCCGGGGAAACAGATCTGCCCCTTGTGGTGCGGGACCGCCTCGGTCCGGCGGGCCAGCACGATGCGCAGCTCGCCCGAGACGACGCGCAGCGGAACAAGGACGGCCGCCGACCGGAGTCCCCCGGGAACCGCATCGTCGCGGTGCGCGGGGAGGAGTGTTTGCCTGAGATGCCGGAGCAGCGCCTCGGGCGTTAGCGCCACATGGACACCTCGACGATGTCGCCCGGGAGCAGGTCGACGGACAGCTTCCGGGGGCCGACGTTGAGGGTTTTCAGCGACTCGACCACCTTCGCCGGCGCCGCGTGGGAGACGAGCACATATTCGGCGCGGTCGCGCGTGGTCGAACGGTCGGCGCGGATGGACGACAGGTAGGGGAAGTCGTTGGTGAGCGATTCGATGAACGTCTTCTCCTCGATCTGGGTGGCGGCGGCGAAGCGGATGCGCAACGTCGATTTCGCGATCGTGAAGCCGTCGGCGTCGAGTTGTTCCCGGATCGCGGGAAGCGCGATCTTGATGCGGCGATAAAGCTGCATGTCCCGGTCGCGCTCGATCGTTTCCTGGTTGACCACTTCGAGCACCCTCGGCAGGTTGAGCCGGTCGATGAACTGGTCGAGCGCGTCTCGGCGATATTGCGGCGTGCGCAACTCGAGCCCGTACCGGACGTAGCAGGTGGGCGCCCGCTCCTCGCCGTTGAGCGTCACGCCGAGGCGGATCAGCGCGCGGCGGATCGCCTCGCGCCGAAGGTAGTCCTCGCCCTGGGTGCGTGCCCGCGCCAGCGCCTCGGGACGCGACTCGTCGAGGTCGAGCGGCTGATACCACTTGCCGTTGCGGTACTTGCCGCAGATCGAGGAGACGGCGTCGAAGTCGAAGACCGCTTCGGACTCGACTTCCTTCAGCGGCACCGGGGAAGCCGAGACGACCAACTTCTCGATGGCGCTCAGGACCGACAACTCACGCCCGTTGTCGAATCCCTCGATCACCTCGCGCACGACGCCGTCCTTGTCGATATAGATGAGCGTGGGCATGTGGAGGATGCCGAGCCTTTGGAACACCTCGCCCTTTTCGTCGAACAGGATGGGCAGCGTCAGCTTCCCCCCCTCGGCCGCCGAGAACCGCTCGATGAAGGCGCGCACCCGGACGAGCCCCACATCGCCGTCCTCGTTGACGGCCACGACCGCCATCTTTCCGGTGCCGTACTTGTCGGAAAGCTTCTGGAGGGCGGCCATTTCCTCGGTGCACGACTTGCAGTAGATCGACCAGAAAGTGAGGATGACCGGCACCTTCCCCGTGTAGGCGTCGAGCGAGATCGGAGCGCCCGAGGGCTGCTTCCCGGCCACCGCCGGCGCCTTCTTGCCAATCAGGTCTCGTGGAGCCGCCTGCGCGATCCCGGCCGTCAGAACGAGCGTCAGCAGCACCGTTGTCATGCGTCGCATGTCGAACCCTCCCGTCCGCGTCATCAGAATGGTCATTCGCCTTCCGGCCCGATCGCTGCGAGCAATTGCCCTTCTTCGACCCGGTCGTTCAAGCCGACCGCGATCTCCTGGAGGATGCCTGCGATGGGTGCCTTGACGGCGTTTTCGGTCTTCATCACTTCGATGTTCATGATCTCTTCGCCCTTGCGGACGTGGTCGCCCGGCTTGAGGGCGCGATCCTTCGTGCCGATGCGCCAGACGTTGCCCGTGACCGTGGCGCCGATCTCGCCCCGGTTCGACGGGGCCGCTTTCCGGACCACCTTCTTCGACGAGAGCGATTCGGGCAGGTCGACCGGGAAGACGTGCATGATGTTGTCGACCGACAGGACGACGTGTTTAACGCCGCCGATCCCCTCGCCGATCGAGACCAGCTTGATGACGTGCGGCCGCCCCTCGAGATCGAGCTCGATCGCGTCGCCCGGCTCGCGCAGCCCGTTGAGCCAGACCGGCGTCGGGAGGACGGTCGTGTCGCCATAGGTAGCGCGGAACCGCAGGAAGTCGACGGTCGCCTTGGGATGCTGGGTGTGGAGGACGAACTCTTCGTCGGTGGCCGGGCGACCGAGCTCGAGCTCCATCGTCTCGCGCGACCGGGCGAGATCGTCGTCCGGGAGCATGGACAACGGCGACGCGTTGAGCCGCTCGGCTGCCACGCGGTCTTCCCATTCGTCGCCGAACGCGCTCCGGTAGACCCAGTCCTTCGGCCACCCGAAAGGAAGCGGGCCGTACTTGCCCAGCAGCAGGTTCTTGAGGTCGTCGGTGGCGCCGGAGTAAAGCCGCAGCAGCACGTTCTCGTCGGCCTGCGACAACGCCTCGAGCCGTTCGCCGCCCTCGAAGTAGCGCTCGAGGATGCCAAACAGCTTGCGGATCGCCGGCTCGCCGCCGTCCTTGTTGAGCCGCTGAACGATCGAGGCCCACGTGGTCCAGGTGATCTGGGAACCGGGCGTCACGTCGAAGTACTTGATGATCCGGTTGCCGTACGCCATCCCCTTGAGGATGTGCGGCATCAGGTCGAGGAAGCCCCCCTTCTCGGCCTGCTCGAACGACGACGGGAAGGCGCCGCCGGGCATCCGGTGCCGGACGACGTCGCTCGAGAACCCCTTGAACTGCGATTCGAACCGCTCGTAGTGGCGGATGAAGCCGTGGATCACCTCGGACGCCTTCTCGGCCAGCGGGGTGTCGAGCCGCACGGTGAAGCCGAGGTCGCGCAAATAGCGGGCCAGAGGAAGGACCGGCGGGTGGCCGTAGAAGCGGGAGAAGCCGTCGTCGGTCACGTCGAACAGCTTGACGCCCGCCTGCGCCGCGGCCGCCATGGCCGGGATCGCGAGCCCGTCGGTCGCGTGCCGGTGGTACTGGAGGACGAGCCCCGGATAGCGCTGGAGGATCGCGTCGACCAGCCGCGCGATTCGGGACGGCGTCGCGACGCCCGCCATGTCCTTGATGCACAGGATGATCTGGTCGGTCCCGCCGCACAGGTCGACGATCTCGTCGGTCACGCGAAGGTAGTAGGCGTCGGAGCACTCGGGCGATTCGGTGAACGAGATGGCCGGCTCGAAGATCCTGCCGCCCCCCATCACCTCTTCGGCGATCAGGGCCATGTTGGGGATGTAGTTGAGGAAGTCGAAGCAGCGCCACACGTCGATCGTGGGCAGGAAGGCGCGGACGGCAAGCTGGATGACGTTGCGCGGGTACATCCGGTAGCCCCACAAGTTGGTGGAGCGGATGAGGGTCTGCGTGAGCGACCGGGGCGCTTCCTCGGACCAGAGGCGCGCCTCCTCGAACGGGTCGATCAGGTTGTTCATCAGGTCTTGATGGAGGCGGGCGCCGCCGTGGACCTCGAGCGAGAAATAGCCCGCGGCGTCGTAGAGCGGGATCAGCTTGCGGAGGTCGAACAGGGTGAAGCGATTCTTGAAATCGCTTTGGCCCGTATCTCGCGGGCCGGTCTGCGTGAAGCAGATCTCCTTGCCGTCCCGAAGCCCCTTGAGGATCTTCTTCGGGTCTTTCCTGCGCACGCTCCCCCTCATCCCTTCCCCCCGGCCCATGTGATCAACCCGCGTAGATGTTGCGGCCGAGTCCGGAAACCTGCGCAACAAACTTGGCGACCTTGAAGATCTGCTCCTCGACGTCCTCGTATTCGGTGAGGCCGGCGATATTTTCCTCGACGAAGCCGGTGTGGATGTCGCCCGCGACGAACTTCGGGTTGTCCATGATCTTCTTGAGCAGCGGGATCGTGGTGCGAACGCCCCAGATCTCGAATTCGCGCAGCGCGCGCCGCATCCGCTGGATGGCCGTGATCCGGTCCTTGCCCACCGAGCAGATCTTGGCGATCAGCGAGTCATAGTAGGGGGGGATCTCCCATCCCTGGTAGATGCCCATCTCGGACCGGACGAAGGGGCCGGAAACCTGCCTGAGGAAGCTGACCTTGCCGAAGGAGGGGGCGAAGTCTTTCTTGGGGTCCTCGGCATTGACGCGGCACTGGATCGCGTGTCCCCGGAGGATGACGCTGTCCTGCGTCATGGACAGCCGCTCGCCCGCGGCCATGCGGAACATGGTGCGGATGATGTCGAAACCGCTGATCATCTCGGTGACCGTGTGCTCGACCTGGATGCGCGTGTTGACCTCGAGCACGTAGAACTGGCCCGTGTGGTCGACGAGGAACTCCATCGTGCCCGCCGTCTCGTAGCCGATGTCCTTCATCGCCTTGACGACGATCGCGCCGACGCGAGCCCGCTCCTCAGGCGTAAGCAGCGAGCTCGGCGCTTCCTCGATCAGCTTTTGGTGGCGGCGCTGGATGGAGCACTCGCGCTCGCCCAGGTGGACGACGTTGCCGTACCGGTCGGCGAGGAACTGGAACTCGATGTGGCGCCCGCCCTCGATGTATTTCTCGACGAAGACGGTGTCCTTGCCGAACGCCTTGAGGGCGACGGATTTCGCCGTTTCGAGCTTCTCGGCGACCTCTTCGGCGAAATAGACCTTCTGCATCCCCTTCCCGCCGCCGCCCGCCGACGCCTTGATGATGACGGGCCACCCTACCTTCTCGGCGAAGGCGATCACCTCTTCGGGGCCGGACACGTCCTCGATGCCGGGCGTCACCGGAACGCCGGAGGAGGCCAGCGCACGCCGCGCGGCGATCTTGTCGCCCAGGATGCGCATGACGCGGGCCGACGGCCCGATGAAGACGAGCCCTTCCTTCTCGACCGCCTCGGCGAAGTCGGGGTTCTCGGCCAGGAAGCCGTAGCCGGGGAACACCGCGTCGCAATCGGTGTCTTTCGCGGCGCGCAGCACCGTGTCGATGTCGAGGTAGCTCAGCGCCGCCGGGGAGGGGCCAAGGCGAACAGCCTCGTCGGCCAGCCGCACGTGAAGGGAAAGCGCATCGCAATCGGAGTATCCGACGACCGCCTGGATGCCGAGCTCGCGGCACGGCCGGATCGACCGGCAGGCGATCTCGCCCCGGTTCGCGATGAAGATCTTGCGGAAGGGGCGCGGACCGCTCATGACACGTCGGTGCCGGAGAGGATCGTCAGCGCCTCGCGGTACTTGAGCGACGTCTTTTCGATCACGTCGGCGGGCAGCGAAGGCCCCGGCGCGGTCTTGTCCCATGGAAGCGTGAGCAGGTAGTCGCGGACGAACTGCTTGTCGAAGCTGGGCTGCGGGCCGCCCGCCGCATAGCCGGCCGCGGGCCAGAAGCGGGAGGAGTCGGGCGTGAGCGCTTCGTCAATGAGAATGAGTTGCCCCTCGAAGATGCCGAACTCGAACTTGGTATCGGCGATGATGATTCCCTTGGTCAGCGCAAAGTCGGCCGCGGCCTGGTAAAGCGCGATCGCGGTGCTGCGGACCTTTTCGGCAAGCGCCGGATCGATGATCTGCTTCATCCGCTCGAACGTGATGTTCTCGTCGTGCGAACCCGCTTCTTCCTTGGTGGAGGGGGTGAAGATCGGCTCGGGCAGCTTCGAGGACTCGACCAGCCCCGCGGGAAGCTTCACGCCGCAGACCTCGCCCTTCGCCTTGTATTCGTTCCAGCCGGAGCCCGACAGGTAGCCGCGGACGACGCACTCGACCGGCAGCGCATTCGCCCTCCGGCACAGCATCGAGCGCCCGGTAAGGACGGCAGCGTGGGCACGGGCGGCCTCGGGATATTCGGAGGGGTCGATCGAAAGCATGTGGTTGGGGACGATCGAGGCCAGCTTGCCGAACCAGAATGCCGAGATGCGCGTGAGTACCTCGCCTTTGTACGGGATGCCGTCCGGCAGGATGACGTCGAACGCCGACAACCGGTCGGAGGCGACCAGGAGCATTTTCCCGTCGACCTCGTAGATGTCGCGCACCTTGCCGCGCCCGAGCAGCTTCATCCCCGACAGATTCGTCTCGACCACCGTCTGCTGACCCATGATGCCCCCCGTATCCAGAATCGATATTGAAGTGGAAACCTCAACTATATCAGACGCGAAACAACCGCCAAACCGATTTCGAAGCGGGCGGGGAATCGCATGGGGCGGTCAGGATTCGCCGAACTGGAGGGCGTGGAGCCTTGCGTAGATGCCGCCAGCGGCGATCAGTTCGGCGTGGGTCCCGGTCTCGCGCACCTTCCCCTTGTGGAGGACGACGATCCGGTCGGCGGATAGAACGGTCGCGAGCCGATGGGCGACGACCAGCGCGGTGCGGCCGCTGCGCAGCCGGTCGAGCGCCCGCTGCAGCGCGCCTTCGGTGACCGGGTCGACGCTCGAGGTGGCTTCGTCGAGGAGGAGAACCCGCGGGTCGCGCGCCAGTGCCCGGGCGAAGGCGACCAGTTGCCGCTGCCCCACCGACAGGGAACCGCCCCGTTCGCCGACGGGCGTGTCCAGTCCCTTCGGCCAGGCGGCCGCGAACTCGGCCACGCCGGTCGCGGCCAGGGCGTTGTCGACCGCCTCCCCGCCCGCCCGGATGTTGTCGATCACGGTGCCGGAGAACAGGAACGGGTCTTGTTGCACGAGTGCGAAGGTGCGGCGCAGCGTCTCCCGCGGGATCTGCCGGATGTCGCGTCCGTAGAGGAGGATCGTGCCCCGGTCGAGCTCGTAGAGGCGGATCAGCAGCGCGAGGATCGTCGTCTTGCCCGCCCCGGTCGCCCCGACGATCGCCCCCGTCTCCCCTTCGCCGATGGCGAAGGAGACGTCGCGCAGCACCGGCTCCCCGCCGTATGAGAACCAGACGCCGCGGAACTCGACCGCGGGTGCCCGAACGGCGGGGACGGCGGGGACGGCGCCTTCCGGGGCAGGCGGGGGCGCGGCGGCCTCGGCGTCCGCGAGGTATTCGGGCGACGGCGCGCCGTCGAGAACCCGGAAGATCCGCTCGCACGCCGACAGCGCGGTCTGGAGGATGTTGTATTTGTCGCTCATGTCCTTCAGGGGGTCAAAGAAGCGGCGCGCGTATTCGAGGAAGGCCACCAGTGTCCCCAGCGTGATCGCCCCGGCCAGGATCCGCCCGCCCCCCTGCCACAAAAGCAGCGCGACCGTCACGGAGGCCAGCAGCTCGACGCCGGGGAAGTAGACCGAATAGTACTGGGTCAGCCGGACCGACTCGGCGGCGTACGCGTCGTTTCGCACGCCGAACGCCCGGATCGCCTTCCCCTCGGCGCCGAACGATTTGACGACCGCGATGCCGGAGACGTGCTCCTGGAGGAAAGCGTTGAGATGGGCCAGCCGGCGGCGCACCTCGCGATTCGCATCCCGGATCGATTTTTTCAGCAGCGAGACGAAGAGGAGCAGGACGGGAAGCATCGCGAAGGTGACCAGGGCGAGCCGAAGATTGAGCCAGAGCAGCATCCCGGCCGTGCCCAGGAGGAGCGCCGCGTCGCCGAACGTCGAGACGAGGCCGGACGAGATCAGCTCCTGCAGTGCCTCGACGTCGGAGGTGACCCGCGTCATCAGCCGTCCTGTCGGCGTGTGGTCGAAGAAGGCGACGGGAAGCGTCTGGAGCCGCTCGACCATCTGCCGGCGGATCGCGAGGATCACGCGCTGGCCGAGCACCGAGACCGCGAGCATCTGGAGGGCGACGAACAGGTTTGCGCCGGCGAGCGCGGCGAGGTAGGCGGCGACCAGCGGCCAGGCGCCGGAGAAGACCCGGGGGGTCAGGTGGCGGTCGACCATCAGCCGGATGAGCCAGGGTCCCGCGAGCTGGCAGGCGGTCCCCAGCGCGAGCGCGAGGAGCGCGAAGGCCACCAGCCCCTTGTGCGGCGCGAGGAACGGAAGGAGGCGGCGCAGCAGCGCGAGATCCGGCTTCGCGTCGTCGCCCCGGTCGTCGAGAAAGAAATCGCGGCTGCCGCTCATGTCGCCGCCTCGAGCTCGGTGGCCAGCGACTGCCGGGCGTGGAGCCGGCAATAGACGCCCCCCCGCGCGAGCAGCTCATCGTGGGTGCCCTGCTCGACGATCCGTCCGGCTTCGAGCACCAGGATCTTGTCGCACCGGGCGAGCGACGCCATTCGGTGCGTGCTGAACAGGATCGTCCGGCCGCCGCGCGCCTCCATCAGCTCGCGGAAGATGGCGCGCTCGGTCTCGGCGTCG encodes the following:
- a CDS encoding CoA pyrophosphatase encodes the protein MALTPEALLRHLRQTLLPAHRDDAVPGGLRSAAVLVPLRVVSGELRIVLARRTEAVPHHKGQICFPGGSREPSDPDLCAAALREAHEEMGIRPEQADLLGAMFPVPTVTGFFIQPIVALIPPETRFRLAPFEMAEAFDAPLSHFGRFDLYRSAPGDFMDEPGRVWFLDYGPHTIWGATARILRDLAEIVAAFPAG
- a CDS encoding TlpA disulfide reductase family protein, which encodes MRRMTTVLLTLVLTAGIAQAAPRDLIGKKAPAVAGKQPSGAPISLDAYTGKVPVILTFWSIYCKSCTEEMAALQKLSDKYGTGKMAVVAVNEDGDVGLVRVRAFIERFSAAEGGKLTLPILFDEKGEVFQRLGILHMPTLIYIDKDGVVREVIEGFDNGRELSVLSAIEKLVVSASPVPLKEVESEAVFDFDAVSSICGKYRNGKWYQPLDLDESRPEALARARTQGEDYLRREAIRRALIRLGVTLNGEERAPTCYVRYGLELRTPQYRRDALDQFIDRLNLPRVLEVVNQETIERDRDMQLYRRIKIALPAIREQLDADGFTIAKSTLRIRFAAATQIEEKTFIESLTNDFPYLSSIRADRSTTRDRAEYVLVSHAAPAKVVESLKTLNVGPRKLSVDLLPGDIVEVSMWR
- a CDS encoding biotin/lipoyl-containing protein codes for the protein MRRKDPKKILKGLRDGKEICFTQTGPRDTGQSDFKNRFTLFDLRKLIPLYDAAGYFSLEVHGGARLHQDLMNNLIDPFEEARLWSEEAPRSLTQTLIRSTNLWGYRMYPRNVIQLAVRAFLPTIDVWRCFDFLNYIPNMALIAEEVMGGGRIFEPAISFTESPECSDAYYLRVTDEIVDLCGGTDQIILCIKDMAGVATPSRIARLVDAILQRYPGLVLQYHRHATDGLAIPAMAAAAQAGVKLFDVTDDGFSRFYGHPPVLPLARYLRDLGFTVRLDTPLAEKASEVIHGFIRHYERFESQFKGFSSDVVRHRMPGGAFPSSFEQAEKGGFLDLMPHILKGMAYGNRIIKYFDVTPGSQITWTTWASIVQRLNKDGGEPAIRKLFGILERYFEGGERLEALSQADENVLLRLYSGATDDLKNLLLGKYGPLPFGWPKDWVYRSAFGDEWEDRVAAERLNASPLSMLPDDDLARSRETMELELGRPATDEEFVLHTQHPKATVDFLRFRATYGDTTVLPTPVWLNGLREPGDAIELDLEGRPHVIKLVSIGEGIGGVKHVVLSVDNIMHVFPVDLPESLSSKKVVRKAAPSNRGEIGATVTGNVWRIGTKDRALKPGDHVRKGEEIMNIEVMKTENAVKAPIAGILQEIAVGLNDRVEEGQLLAAIGPEGE
- a CDS encoding acetyl-CoA carboxylase biotin carboxylase subunit; protein product: MSGPRPFRKIFIANRGEIACRSIRPCRELGIQAVVGYSDCDALSLHVRLADEAVRLGPSPAALSYLDIDTVLRAAKDTDCDAVFPGYGFLAENPDFAEAVEKEGLVFIGPSARVMRILGDKIAARRALASSGVPVTPGIEDVSGPEEVIAFAEKVGWPVIIKASAGGGGKGMQKVYFAEEVAEKLETAKSVALKAFGKDTVFVEKYIEGGRHIEFQFLADRYGNVVHLGERECSIQRRHQKLIEEAPSSLLTPEERARVGAIVVKAMKDIGYETAGTMEFLVDHTGQFYVLEVNTRIQVEHTVTEMISGFDIIRTMFRMAAGERLSMTQDSVILRGHAIQCRVNAEDPKKDFAPSFGKVSFLRQVSGPFVRSEMGIYQGWEIPPYYDSLIAKICSVGKDRITAIQRMRRALREFEIWGVRTTIPLLKKIMDNPKFVAGDIHTGFVEENIAGLTEYEDVEEQIFKVAKFVAQVSGLGRNIYAG
- a CDS encoding phosphoribosylaminoimidazolesuccinocarboxamide synthase — translated: MGQQTVVETNLSGMKLLGRGKVRDIYEVDGKMLLVASDRLSAFDVILPDGIPYKGEVLTRISAFWFGKLASIVPNHMLSIDPSEYPEAARAHAAVLTGRSMLCRRANALPVECVVRGYLSGSGWNEYKAKGEVCGVKLPAGLVESSKLPEPIFTPSTKEEAGSHDENITFERMKQIIDPALAEKVRSTAIALYQAAADFALTKGIIIADTKFEFGIFEGQLILIDEALTPDSSRFWPAAGYAAGGPQPSFDKQFVRDYLLTLPWDKTAPGPSLPADVIEKTSLKYREALTILSGTDVS
- a CDS encoding ABC transporter ATP-binding protein — its product is MSGSRDFFLDDRGDDAKPDLALLRRLLPFLAPHKGLVAFALLALALGTACQLAGPWLIRLMVDRHLTPRVFSGAWPLVAAYLAALAGANLFVALQMLAVSVLGQRVILAIRRQMVERLQTLPVAFFDHTPTGRLMTRVTSDVEALQELISSGLVSTFGDAALLLGTAGMLLWLNLRLALVTFAMLPVLLLFVSLLKKSIRDANREVRRRLAHLNAFLQEHVSGIAVVKSFGAEGKAIRAFGVRNDAYAAESVRLTQYYSVYFPGVELLASVTVALLLWQGGGRILAGAITLGTLVAFLEYARRFFDPLKDMSDKYNILQTALSACERIFRVLDGAPSPEYLADAEAAAPPPAPEGAVPAVPAVRAPAVEFRGVWFSYGGEPVLRDVSFAIGEGETGAIVGATGAGKTTILALLIRLYELDRGTILLYGRDIRQIPRETLRRTFALVQQDPFLFSGTVIDNIRAGGEAVDNALAATGVAEFAAAWPKGLDTPVGERGGSLSVGQRQLVAFARALARDPRVLLLDEATSSVDPVTEGALQRALDRLRSGRTALVVAHRLATVLSADRIVVLHKGKVRETGTHAELIAAGGIYARLHALQFGES